The Terriglobia bacterium genome includes a region encoding these proteins:
- a CDS encoding shikimate kinase, with the protein MIQTQPIRSRQSHQTRSVFLIGFMGAGKTSVGMTLSQRLGWRFVDLDRQIEARCGRTVANIFRELGEDAFRQMETEALSKLLDALHDGDPTIVALGGGAFVQPANRSLLEAAAVRVIYLDAPLDELRQRLGEDDPSRPLFADAERFRLLYEQRQLHYRMAPHRVQTSGKSIIEVAREIESLLGES; encoded by the coding sequence CAGAGCCATCAAACCCGTAGTGTATTTCTTATCGGTTTTATGGGTGCCGGTAAAACTTCCGTCGGCATGACCCTCTCGCAACGCCTTGGCTGGCGTTTTGTCGATCTCGACCGCCAGATTGAAGCCCGCTGCGGCCGCACCGTCGCCAACATCTTCCGTGAGCTCGGCGAAGACGCTTTTCGTCAAATGGAAACTGAAGCGCTCTCGAAACTTCTCGACGCTCTCCACGACGGCGATCCAACCATCGTCGCGCTGGGCGGCGGAGCCTTCGTCCAGCCTGCCAATCGCTCTCTACTCGAAGCTGCTGCTGTCCGCGTCATTTATCTCGACGCCCCGCTCGACGAGTTACGCCAGCGCCTTGGGGAAGACGATCCGTCGCGTCCTCTCTTCGCCGACGCCGAACGTTTCCGTCTCCTTTACGAACAACGCCAACTCCATTACCGCATGGCCCCGCACCGGGTTCAAACATCCGGCAAGTCCATCATCGAAGTAGCGCGTGAAATTGAGTCCCTGTTGGGAGAAAGTTGA
- a CDS encoding AI-2E family transporter, protein MTSQNNRSDILFAFFIAILLALAWYVRDVLLLIYVSILFAVVIGPAIVLVQKLHIRNWRPGRALSVIVILAIGLFLLTVFFLFALPPIFADLQGFARDLPAKGQNLYARLHGIPVVGRINLDALEQHATEALGGALGLARGIAGGVFAFFTWLIITAYFILDGERAFLWFLSLFPASRQPRLRQTAIAAERRVSKWLLGQALLMLILGSLSLLVFWLLDVKYFYALGVFCGLANIVPIVGPVVSVGLATIVAAFDSWTKAAGVLIFYIIYQQVENAFLTPRIMKSTVDLPPLAVIIALVLGGAIAGILGALVAVPTAALIAVIIDEYVVKANAAP, encoded by the coding sequence ATGACCTCACAAAACAATCGTTCCGACATTCTCTTCGCCTTCTTCATCGCCATTCTGCTGGCGCTCGCGTGGTACGTGCGAGACGTCCTCCTCCTGATCTACGTCTCCATTCTCTTCGCTGTCGTCATTGGCCCGGCGATCGTCTTAGTCCAGAAACTCCACATCAGAAACTGGCGCCCCGGCAGAGCCCTCTCCGTGATTGTCATCCTTGCAATCGGACTCTTCCTCCTGACCGTCTTTTTCCTCTTCGCCCTGCCGCCCATCTTCGCTGATCTCCAGGGCTTCGCCCGCGATTTGCCGGCGAAGGGTCAGAACCTCTACGCACGCCTGCACGGCATCCCGGTCGTCGGTCGCATCAATCTCGACGCCCTCGAGCAGCACGCCACCGAAGCCCTCGGTGGAGCCCTCGGTCTCGCCCGAGGGATCGCCGGCGGTGTCTTCGCCTTTTTCACATGGCTCATCATCACCGCCTATTTCATCCTCGACGGCGAGCGCGCCTTCCTCTGGTTCCTCTCCCTCTTCCCTGCATCCCGCCAGCCGCGCCTGCGACAAACCGCTATCGCCGCCGAAAGGCGCGTCAGCAAATGGCTCCTTGGCCAAGCCCTCCTCATGCTGATCCTGGGCAGCCTCTCGCTTCTGGTTTTTTGGCTTTTAGACGTGAAATACTTCTACGCGCTCGGCGTCTTCTGCGGACTCGCCAACATCGTCCCCATCGTCGGCCCTGTCGTCTCCGTGGGCCTCGCCACCATCGTCGCCGCTTTCGACTCCTGGACGAAAGCCGCCGGAGTCCTCATCTTTTACATCATCTATCAGCAGGTCGAAAACGCTTTCCTGACCCCACGCATCATGAAATCGACCGTCGATCTGCCGCCCCTTGCCGTCATTATCGCCCTGGTTCTCGGGGGCGCGATCGCCGGAATCCTCGGCGCGCTCGTCGCAGTCCCAACCGCTGCCCTCATCGCTGTCATCATCGACGAATACGTAGTCAAAGCTAACGCGGCTCCGTAA